The Coregonus clupeaformis isolate EN_2021a chromosome 3, ASM2061545v1, whole genome shotgun sequence genome includes a region encoding these proteins:
- the LOC121542473 gene encoding kelch repeat and BTB domain-containing protein 13 produces the protein MEASRSQGLERAAEAQSESPKMGEGVQQAGSLRVRVEGSVLTVDRALLEQCSEYFRALFRSGMRESQEDELHLKGGVHARGFLIALAVSRGEKLSLQDPDELIEAVECAAFLQVASLSQHLCDIIDSDNCLLLYHAAAIFGLPNLFHSAALFLCDAYSDLKGAATSTLPEELVRYAESLSPASFVALGTHSPSMEQLKDSFRTVCYLDEAEGEWRHLTDLPTHASTSMAGVAVLDNRLYVVGGIYGYGKGTVDGGFCYDPGMSTWSVLPGPQQPRADFTLLGHEGKLYAIGGEHQKRTMSSAEAYDVATGEWAFVQSAPRPVAAVACAIARRRMFVCFWRPPDTTDIYEYIPAKDEWMLATTMIRPQSYGHCMVAHRDNLYVMRNGPSDDFLRCLMDRYNITTGQWTAIPGSYINTKGALFTAMVRGDSVFTVKHMLTLEYTIAGDTWKPRRETKKGFPKSGSLWTCLLRLPKTGL, from the coding sequence ATGGAAGCCTCCAGAAGCCAGGGACTCGAAAGGGCTGCCGAAGCCCAAAGTGAGAGCCCCAAGATGGGGGAGGGAGTGCAGCAGGCAGGCTCTCTGAGGGTAAGGGTGGAGGGGAGTGTTTTAACTGTGGACCGGGCTTTGCTGGAGCAGTGCAGTGAGTACTTCCGTGCCCTCTTCCGGTCTGGCATGAGGGAGAGCCAGGAGGATGAGCTGCATCTAAAAGGAGGAGTGCATGCACGGGGTTTCCTGATCGCTTTGGCCGTGTCCAGGGGTGAGAAACTTTCTTTACAGGACCCGGATGAACTCATAGAGGCTGTGGAATGTGCTGCCTTTCTCCAGGTGGCATCACTGTCCCAGCATCTTTGCGATATCATTGACTCGGACAACTGCCTCCTGCTCTATCACGCGGCGGCCATATTTGGTCTACCCAACCTGTTCCACAGTGCTGCCCTGTTCCTCTGCGATGCCTATAGTGACCTGAAGGGGGCGGCGACAAGCACTCTACCTGAGGAGTTGGTACGGTATGCAGAGTCTTTGTCGCCGGCATCTTTCGTCGCTTTGGGAACCCACTCACCCTCTATGGAGCAGCTGAAGGACTCCTTCAGGACCGTGTGTTACCTGGACGAGGCGGAGGGAGAGTGGAGGCACTTGACAGACCTCCCCACCCACGCCAGCACCTCCATGGCGGGCGTCGCCGTCCTGGACAACCGGCTGTACGTGGTGGGGGGTATTTATGGCTATGGTAAAGGCACGGTGGACGGCGGCTTCTGCTACGACCCAGGGATGAGCACGTGGAGCGTGCTTCCTGGACCCCAACAGCCCCGCGCTGACTTCACCCTTCTGGGGCACGAGGGGAAGTTGTACGCCATCGGCGGCGAGCACCAGAAAAGGACCATGTCCTCCGCCGAGGCTTATGATGTAGCCACAGGAGAATGGGCATTTGTACAGTCCGCACCACGGCCTGTGGCAGCTGTGGCATGCGCCATTGCCCGAAGGCGgatgtttgtgtgtttctggaGGCCGCCAGACACCACGGATATCTACGAGTACATCCCGGCGAAAGACGAGTGGATGTTAGCCACCACGATGATAAGGCCGCAGAGCTACGGCCACTGTATGGTGGCCCACAGGGACAATTTGTATGTGATGCGCAATGGGCCCTCGGACGACTTCCTACGCTGCCTCATGGACCGTTACAACATCACCACAGGACAGTGGACCGCCATACCAGGAAGTTACATCAACACCAAGGGAGCGCTGTTTACCGCCATGGTCAGGGGAGACTCTGTGTTCACGGTCAAACACATGCTAACTCTGGAGTATACCATTGCTGGGGACACATGGAAACCCCGTAGGGAGACGAAGAAAGGCTTTCCCAAGAGTGGCTCACTATGGACATGTTTACTGAGGCTTCCCAAGACTGGCCTGTAA